In a genomic window of Methanobacteriales archaeon HGW-Methanobacteriales-1:
- a CDS encoding Mn transporter: MDFRIFSRRILKNPFIISFIIFLSVMGPGIITANVDNDAGGITTYSLAGSQFGYSLLWLFIPMIIALAVIQEMGVRMGIVTGKGLADLIREKVGVKFTFLMMIALLLANFGNVLAEFSGIAVSTGIFGIPRVIALPLAALFVWLLVVKGTYKSVEKIFLLASALYFSYIIAGFLAQPNWGFAAQSVIMPQLTISTAYITMVIGMVGTTIAPWMMFYLQSSVVEKGISLKNLKYSKADAVIGAIVVNIVAFFIVLACAATIFSSGIEVNDVADVSKALVPLAGQYASILFAFGFLNASLFAASILPLSTAYYVCESLGFEAGVSKSFREAPIFHGLYLGLIILAVIIIMVPNVPLLSILYLSQVANGLLLPFVLILMLLIINDKSIMGEHVNSRLFNFVSIATVLIVMGLSIGLVISMIA, from the coding sequence ATGGATTTCCGTATTTTTAGCCGTAGGATTCTTAAAAATCCTTTCATCATCAGCTTTATAATTTTTCTCTCAGTGATGGGGCCCGGTATAATTACGGCAAACGTAGATAACGATGCTGGAGGTATAACCACTTATTCACTGGCCGGTTCACAGTTTGGTTATAGTTTATTATGGCTATTTATTCCCATGATAATAGCATTAGCTGTTATTCAAGAAATGGGCGTAAGAATGGGTATTGTAACGGGTAAAGGATTGGCCGATCTCATTCGTGAGAAAGTAGGAGTTAAATTCACATTCTTAATGATGATAGCACTTTTACTTGCCAATTTTGGTAATGTGTTGGCTGAATTTTCAGGAATCGCCGTAAGTACCGGGATATTTGGTATTCCACGAGTTATAGCCTTACCCCTGGCCGCACTATTTGTATGGCTTTTGGTAGTAAAAGGAACTTATAAAAGTGTGGAAAAAATCTTTTTGTTAGCTTCTGCTCTTTATTTTTCATACATCATTGCGGGATTTCTGGCCCAGCCTAACTGGGGGTTTGCTGCCCAAAGTGTGATAATGCCTCAGTTAACCATTAGTACGGCATATATAACCATGGTAATAGGGATGGTAGGTACTACTATTGCTCCCTGGATGATGTTCTATCTCCAATCCTCCGTGGTAGAAAAAGGAATTAGTTTAAAAAACCTGAAATATTCCAAAGCAGATGCGGTTATTGGAGCTATAGTAGTTAATATTGTGGCCTTTTTCATTGTTTTAGCCTGTGCTGCAACCATATTTAGTAGTGGAATAGAAGTAAACGATGTTGCCGATGTTTCCAAAGCCCTGGTTCCTCTGGCCGGGCAATATGCCAGCATATTATTTGCCTTTGGTTTTTTAAATGCTTCTTTATTTGCAGCCAGTATATTACCTCTTTCTACAGCATATTATGTTTGTGAAAGTTTAGGTTTTGAAGCTGGAGTCTCCAAAAGCTTCCGGGAAGCACCCATTTTTCACGGATTATATCTAGGATTGATAATATTAGCAGTTATAATAATCATGGTTCCCAATGTGCCTTTATTATCCATACTTTATCTATCCCAAGTAGCTAATGGATTGCTTCTACCATTTGTACTGATATTAATGCTTTTAATCATTAATGATAAAAGTATAATGGGTGAACATGTTAATTCCCGATTATTTAACTTCGTTTCCATTGCTACTGTTTTAATTGTAATGGGCCTAAGTATCGGACTGGTAATAAGTATGATAGCCTAG
- a CDS encoding CDP-alcohol phosphatidyltransferase family protein → MGQMISDKRLKNAIPSLVSIIRIILAPLFLIAFLENNLILSICIYTIAVATDAIDGYLARILDSVTPLGAYLDITADLILILTGFVAFTIKGIYPYWILILIIIMFLQFIITSKFKVPVYDPIGKYYGAFLFLVIFITLIADIFHNNYLNYILLILIVIFTAISLISRLFFIIKLKNQTKNK, encoded by the coding sequence ATGGGTCAAATGATTTCAGATAAAAGATTAAAAAATGCAATTCCTTCATTAGTGTCTATTATAAGGATAATATTAGCACCTTTATTTTTAATAGCATTTTTGGAAAATAATTTAATTCTGTCTATTTGTATATACACCATAGCAGTTGCCACCGATGCAATTGATGGTTATCTTGCCAGAATACTTGATTCAGTTACTCCTTTAGGAGCTTATTTAGATATAACTGCTGATTTAATACTAATTTTAACTGGATTTGTGGCCTTCACCATAAAGGGAATTTATCCTTACTGGATTCTGATTCTCATTATAATCATGTTTTTACAGTTCATAATTACCTCTAAATTCAAGGTTCCAGTCTATGATCCCATTGGTAAATATTATGGAGCTTTCCTATTTTTAGTTATTTTCATAACCCTTATCGCCGACATATTCCATAATAATTATTTAAATTACATATTATTAATTTTAATAGTTATTTTCACAGCAATATCTCTCATTAGTCGGTTATTTTTTATTATAAAACTTAAAAATCAAACTAAAAATAAATAA
- a CDS encoding cystathionine gamma-synthase — MKFSTKSVHAGRKPDPTTGAVATPIYQTSTFVFDDYNQPKEHDYSRTSNPTRSALEDALAALEGGNAGFTFSSGMSAISTTLHLLKSGDHVIASYDIYGGTYRLFAEIMSKFGIETTFMKLNDEEAIIDAIKPNTKLIWVETPSNPLVNITDLEMIAKIAKEHDLLSVSDNTFATPYFLKPIDFGIDLVVHSTTKYLNGHSDVIGGAIITTTPQLAEDIHFLLNGLGTNAAPFDSWLVLRGIKSLPVRMKQHEKSATAVAEFLFDHPAVDEVYFPGLKSHPGHEIAKKQMKGYGGVVSFNLKSDVKTFLNKLDLFLLAESLGGADSLVEHAATMSHSSMDPETRLKTGITDQLIRLSIGLEDVDDLIEDLANGLD; from the coding sequence ATGAAATTTTCTACAAAATCAGTACATGCTGGTAGAAAACCTGATCCAACAACTGGAGCGGTAGCAACTCCAATTTATCAGACATCTACCTTTGTATTTGATGATTATAACCAACCTAAAGAGCATGATTACTCTAGAACCAGTAATCCAACTAGAAGTGCTCTCGAAGATGCTTTAGCCGCATTGGAAGGAGGAAATGCAGGATTTACATTTTCCAGTGGAATGTCTGCCATATCCACAACTCTCCATCTTTTAAAATCAGGAGATCATGTAATTGCTTCTTATGATATCTATGGTGGAACTTATCGTCTTTTTGCTGAAATAATGTCTAAATTTGGTATTGAAACCACATTCATGAAACTAAATGATGAAGAAGCTATAATTGATGCTATTAAACCTAATACAAAGTTAATCTGGGTGGAAACTCCTTCAAATCCCTTAGTTAACATAACTGATTTGGAAATGATTGCTAAAATTGCCAAGGAACATGATCTTTTATCCGTATCAGACAATACCTTTGCTACTCCTTATTTCCTTAAACCTATTGACTTTGGTATTGATTTGGTAGTTCACTCTACTACCAAGTACTTGAATGGCCATTCCGATGTTATTGGGGGAGCTATTATAACCACCACACCACAGCTGGCAGAGGATATTCATTTCCTATTAAATGGTTTAGGAACCAATGCTGCACCATTTGACTCCTGGTTAGTTTTAAGAGGAATCAAATCTCTTCCCGTTAGAATGAAGCAGCATGAGAAGAGCGCTACTGCGGTTGCTGAGTTTTTATTTGATCATCCCGCTGTAGATGAGGTATATTTCCCGGGATTAAAATCACATCCGGGCCATGAAATTGCTAAAAAACAAATGAAAGGTTATGGTGGAGTAGTTTCCTTTAATTTAAAATCAGATGTAAAAACCTTTTTAAATAAACTGGATCTTTTTTTACTGGCGGAATCTTTAGGCGGTGCTGATTCCCTGGTGGAACATGCCGCTACCATGAGCCACTCTTCTATGGATCCTGAAACTCGTTTAAAAACAGGAATCACCGACCAGCTTATTAGATTATCTATTGGCCTGGAAGATGTTGATGATTTAATTGAGGATTTGGCTAATGGGCTGGATTAA
- a CDS encoding ribose 1,5-bisphosphate isomerase: MVIFSSASEKDITKAIVSEFAEEFIEYIESDVIIIGAGPSGLYAAKKLCEAGVKTLIIESNNYLGGGFWIGGYLMNKLTVRAPGQKILDEIGVPYKEFQEGLYVADGPHACSKLIASACDAGVKVINMTKFDDVVLRDGKVSGVVINWTPVSALPRAITCVDPVAIESKLVIDATGHDAVVVSSLEERGLVEIKGFSPMWVEKSEDAIVENTREVFPGVLVTGMAVATAFGQSRMGPTFGGMLVSGERVAEIAIDLLKNENDSKLSPEAATVSK, encoded by the coding sequence ATGGTTATATTTTCTAGCGCATCTGAAAAGGATATAACTAAAGCTATTGTTTCTGAATTTGCTGAAGAATTTATAGAATACATTGAAAGTGACGTTATTATAATAGGTGCAGGCCCTAGTGGACTATATGCTGCCAAAAAACTTTGTGAAGCCGGTGTTAAAACTCTAATAATTGAAAGTAACAATTATTTAGGCGGGGGCTTCTGGATTGGTGGATATTTAATGAATAAGCTCACGGTTAGAGCTCCTGGTCAAAAAATCCTTGATGAAATTGGAGTACCTTACAAAGAGTTCCAAGAAGGTTTATATGTTGCTGATGGGCCTCATGCCTGTTCCAAGCTTATTGCCAGTGCCTGTGACGCTGGGGTTAAAGTTATCAACATGACTAAATTCGACGATGTAGTTTTAAGGGATGGAAAAGTTTCTGGTGTTGTTATTAACTGGACTCCGGTTTCTGCTCTTCCCCGAGCCATCACCTGTGTTGACCCGGTTGCTATTGAATCTAAATTGGTAATTGATGCTACTGGACACGATGCAGTGGTGGTCAGTTCCTTAGAAGAAAGAGGCCTGGTTGAAATTAAAGGATTCTCTCCTATGTGGGTGGAAAAATCAGAAGATGCCATTGTTGAAAACACACGAGAAGTATTCCCTGGAGTTTTAGTCACTGGAATGGCTGTTGCAACAGCCTTTGGACAATCTAGAATGGGCCCTACCTTTGGTGGAATGCTAGTCTCAGGTGAAAGAGTTGCTGAGATTGCTATCGATTTATTAAAGAATGAAAATGATAGTAAACTTTCTCCTGAAGCAGCTACGGTAAGTAAATAA
- a CDS encoding TIGR04165 family Cys-rich peptide, with translation MKCENLSQVCPECGCKDKRISRRRNSDSNEDAFYIPHIPQGSVGIVKCGECGHVFEICADSKMPVEVKKKLV, from the coding sequence ATGAAATGCGAAAATCTAAGTCAAGTATGTCCTGAATGTGGCTGTAAAGATAAAAGAATATCTCGAAGAAGGAATTCTGATTCCAATGAAGATGCTTTTTATATTCCACATATACCTCAAGGTTCGGTAGGAATTGTTAAATGTGGTGAATGCGGCCATGTATTTGAGATATGTGCCGATAGTAAGATGCCAGTTGAAGTAAAAAAGAAGCTAGTATAG
- a CDS encoding CBS domain-containing protein: MKVKEIMDKEFIDVSPNQGLIEVSIKMENHKKFTTPVVDSENHLVGWITSLDVTRGLRENLKTVSDIMHPKDDIVHVHENDPARLAVLETSHHKLVSIPVIDDNDVVMGVVRSFDIVETLSQLYEIKVSKIFEAMEQELKGVSWDELMEASAIVTRRRTGKRIKPQEYEKNIKDATFGEAIWATGGLEKFFVGLIAIGEMVIARKVARARK, from the coding sequence ATGAAAGTTAAGGAGATTATGGACAAGGAATTTATTGATGTATCCCCGAATCAAGGTTTGATTGAAGTTTCTATTAAAATGGAAAATCATAAAAAGTTCACTACACCCGTGGTTGACAGTGAAAACCATTTAGTGGGATGGATTACATCACTGGATGTTACGAGAGGATTAAGAGAAAATTTAAAAACTGTTTCGGATATTATGCATCCCAAAGATGATATTGTCCATGTCCATGAAAACGATCCTGCTCGATTGGCTGTTCTGGAGACTTCCCACCATAAATTAGTTAGTATACCAGTTATTGATGATAATGATGTAGTTATGGGTGTAGTAAGATCTTTTGATATTGTCGAAACTCTCTCTCAGCTTTATGAAATTAAGGTTTCTAAAATATTTGAGGCCATGGAACAGGAATTGAAAGGCGTTAGCTGGGACGAACTTATGGAAGCCTCTGCTATTGTTACTCGTCGTAGAACTGGTAAACGTATTAAACCTCAAGAATATGAAAAAAATATCAAAGATGCTACCTTTGGAGAAGCAATTTGGGCCACTGGTGGTTTAGAAAAATTCTTTGTTGGTTTAATTGCTATAGGGGAAATGGTTATTGCCCGTAAAGTTGCCCGGGCACGTAAATAG
- the thiI gene encoding tRNA 4-thiouridine(8) synthase ThiI: MKYDLILLRYGEIGIKSPPVRRRFEKKLIYNIHAALDGKIINDGGRFLLYPRDKDNKNEETANLIESALEKLYKIFGIVSFSPAVETTTTKENIKIKVQEYVENLLKEGIFSPEQSFAIRARRVGDHDFTSQEIAAFAGSAFFEKTESKVDLSNPDFVLYLEIRENKTFIYHEKLQGTGGMPLGTQGKVIALVSGGIDSPVATYLMMKRGCDVTILNFNNQPFTEPSEKLLKIAKKLKEYASGSKLKVYQAKYGDYLKKCQDEAPERMTCVFCKSGMYQVAEKLAEKEGALAIIDGSSVGQVASQTLPNILATRYSTNLPVLSPLIGLDKLEIENIGRKIGTFPISTLPDSGCKAAPRYPETNANLEQTLEIQEDLDLKSNLDDVFDNIIELKF; the protein is encoded by the coding sequence ATGAAATATGATTTAATATTACTGAGATACGGGGAAATTGGTATTAAAAGCCCACCAGTTAGACGAAGATTTGAAAAGAAATTGATTTATAATATCCACGCCGCTTTAGATGGCAAAATAATAAATGATGGTGGCCGATTTTTACTTTATCCTCGTGATAAAGACAATAAAAATGAAGAAACTGCAAACCTCATTGAATCGGCCCTGGAAAAGCTTTATAAAATATTTGGTATAGTATCCTTTTCACCAGCAGTGGAAACCACAACCACCAAAGAAAATATTAAGATTAAGGTTCAGGAATATGTGGAAAACTTATTAAAAGAAGGAATATTCTCTCCTGAACAATCATTTGCTATTCGGGCTAGAAGAGTTGGAGATCATGATTTTACCAGTCAAGAAATCGCTGCTTTTGCCGGTTCGGCATTCTTTGAAAAAACTGAATCAAAGGTTGACCTTTCCAATCCGGACTTTGTTCTTTATTTAGAAATTAGAGAAAATAAAACTTTCATATATCACGAAAAATTACAAGGGACCGGAGGAATGCCACTGGGTACTCAAGGCAAAGTCATTGCCCTGGTCTCAGGTGGAATTGACTCTCCGGTGGCCACTTATCTCATGATGAAAAGAGGCTGTGATGTGACTATATTGAACTTTAATAATCAACCATTTACTGAACCATCTGAAAAGCTTTTAAAAATAGCCAAAAAACTAAAAGAATATGCTTCAGGTTCTAAATTAAAAGTTTACCAGGCAAAATATGGGGATTATCTGAAAAAATGCCAGGATGAAGCACCAGAGAGAATGACCTGTGTTTTCTGTAAAAGTGGGATGTATCAGGTTGCAGAAAAACTTGCAGAAAAAGAAGGAGCACTGGCCATTATTGATGGTAGTAGTGTGGGACAAGTAGCTTCTCAAACACTCCCTAATATTTTAGCCACCAGATACTCGACTAATCTTCCAGTTTTAAGTCCATTAATCGGATTGGACAAGTTGGAAATCGAGAATATTGGTAGAAAAATTGGAACTTTTCCAATTTCCACCCTTCCCGATAGTGGATGTAAAGCTGCTCCCAGATATCCCGAAACCAATGCTAATTTAGAGCAGACTTTGGAAATTCAAGAGGATCTTGATTTAAAGTCAAATCTGGATGATGTATTTGACAATATTATTGAATTAAAATTTTAA
- a CDS encoding MOSC domain-containing protein yields the protein MGKIIAVCISKEKQTKKKDIKSGHIIKNHGLEGDAHADSDSHRQISLLAQESIDKMKAQGLDVKAGDFAENLTTTDIDLKSLPVGTVLKAGEEVLLEITQIGKECHTPCAIYHQVGNCVMPSEGIFAVVLEGGVIKSGDQILIKD from the coding sequence ATGGGAAAAATAATTGCAGTTTGTATTAGTAAGGAAAAACAAACTAAGAAAAAAGACATTAAATCTGGCCATATTATAAAAAACCATGGTCTGGAAGGTGATGCTCATGCAGATAGTGATTCGCACCGTCAGATATCATTACTGGCCCAGGAAAGTATTGATAAAATGAAAGCTCAGGGCCTGGATGTTAAAGCTGGAGACTTTGCTGAGAATCTTACCACTACTGATATTGACCTCAAATCTCTTCCTGTTGGTACCGTACTGAAGGCCGGGGAAGAGGTTCTTTTGGAAATTACTCAAATTGGAAAAGAATGCCACACTCCCTGCGCTATTTATCACCAGGTTGGAAATTGCGTCATGCCTAGTGAAGGGATATTTGCTGTGGTTTTAGAAGGTGGAGTAATTAAATCAGGGGATCAAATTCTGATTAAAGATTAA